One segment of Candidatus Hydrogenedentota bacterium DNA contains the following:
- a CDS encoding SAM-dependent chlorinase/fluorinase encodes MRTLVGAALIALVLTQPAVVVQGEEQFRPNGLVVLMTDYGTDSIYMGIIKGAIYSKFMGARIDSITNDVPPFDIVAGAYLLVEAAGEYPKGTVFVTIVDPGVGTERKSIVVESKNGYCFVGPDNGLMTLAAEKFGIKQVRELTNKQLWRAETTSTVFHGRDIYGPVGASLASGVPVEEAGPALQTITKLDLKRSAVANGAASGTVMRTDPYGNIVSNITSADLQSLGIALGDSVNVSLGASQWTAPFKRTYAEVPEGERLVVVQSSGFVEFAINKGSLADAIKEGFGAKVTVSKAK; translated from the coding sequence ATGCGAACGCTTGTTGGCGCGGCGCTCATCGCGTTGGTCCTCACCCAGCCCGCCGTTGTAGTCCAAGGAGAGGAACAGTTCCGTCCAAACGGGCTTGTTGTCCTCATGACGGACTATGGCACCGATTCAATTTACATGGGTATCATCAAGGGCGCGATCTATTCGAAGTTCATGGGGGCCAGGATCGACAGCATCACCAACGATGTGCCACCGTTCGACATCGTTGCCGGCGCCTACCTCCTGGTCGAGGCCGCGGGCGAGTATCCGAAGGGCACGGTATTCGTCACCATCGTCGATCCCGGCGTGGGAACGGAGCGCAAGTCAATCGTCGTAGAATCGAAAAACGGCTACTGTTTTGTCGGACCTGACAATGGGCTGATGACGCTCGCTGCGGAAAAGTTTGGCATCAAGCAGGTCCGAGAACTTACAAACAAGCAGTTGTGGCGCGCGGAAACCACGTCAACGGTATTTCACGGGCGCGACATATACGGGCCGGTTGGCGCTTCCTTGGCGAGCGGGGTTCCAGTCGAAGAAGCGGGTCCCGCGTTGCAGACCATCACAAAACTGGACCTCAAACGAAGTGCAGTGGCAAACGGGGCCGCCAGCGGGACCGTGATGCGCACCGACCCCTACGGCAACATCGTCTCGAATATCACGTCGGCTGACCTTCAGTCGCTCGGTATTGCGCTCGGCGATTCGGTCAACGTTTCGCTTGGCGCGTCTCAGTGGACGGCGCCATTCAAGCGCACCTACGCCGAGGTGCCCGAAGGCGAACGATTGGTCGTCGTGCAGAGTTCCGGTTTCGTCGAGTTCGCAATCAACAAGGGTAGCCTGGCCGACGCAATCAAAGAAGGCTTCGGCGCCAAGGTCACCGTCAGCAAGGCCAAGTAA
- a CDS encoding NAD(P)/FAD-dependent oxidoreductase: MSLTKPGWLLWRPKKQPLDRHWDVITIGSGLGALMAAAKLAKEGLRCLVIEQHYVAGGYAHHFPRKKQGALYLFDVALHQTGRLKAGQEMYEWFRDVGIIDRIEVVDNEIVYRAVYPEHGLDICIPADADAYRALLKRHFPAESDGIDRFFEIMFAIPTELPLLRKAGKDPSINPFDAAPHAMRYMSGTLKDVFDDMVRDPLLRALLAQLWSYLGLPPGEVSAIYFALMWRSMHTGVHYIRGGGQALSNALCEVIEERGGAVKLRTMVDKIIVRDGRAAGVRTASGEEYFADTVISNASTIATFGHLLDPQHVPNSVRTQIGALPVSTSIIQAYVAISGDAAEMGLREHEIFLNRTVDQDAEWKRVQAGEFRGLSCLLANHGAVNRDACPPGKSVLEAAILANGEFWIGLPKDEYDAKKAAVTEYLIDQIASYIPDVRDRIEVIEVGTPKTMYEYSLNPNGAVYGHSCDAQNHTVFRPEQRTCVPGLYLAGAWTFPGAGFGGALTSGYVCAGLVIKDRAASIAALA; this comes from the coding sequence ATGTCGTTGACAAAGCCCGGCTGGCTCTTGTGGCGGCCGAAGAAGCAACCGCTCGACCGGCATTGGGACGTCATTACAATTGGTTCCGGGCTTGGCGCGCTAATGGCGGCGGCCAAGCTGGCCAAGGAAGGGCTGCGCTGCCTGGTCATCGAGCAGCACTACGTTGCGGGCGGTTACGCGCACCATTTCCCGCGTAAGAAGCAGGGCGCCCTCTACCTGTTCGATGTTGCACTCCATCAGACTGGGCGATTGAAAGCCGGACAAGAGATGTACGAGTGGTTCAGGGACGTCGGCATCATTGACCGGATCGAAGTGGTCGACAACGAGATTGTCTACCGCGCGGTGTATCCGGAGCATGGCTTGGACATTTGCATTCCCGCGGACGCGGATGCGTATCGCGCGCTGTTGAAGCGCCATTTTCCGGCGGAATCGGACGGCATCGACAGGTTCTTCGAGATCATGTTCGCAATTCCGACGGAATTGCCGCTGCTGCGGAAAGCGGGCAAGGACCCTTCGATTAATCCGTTCGACGCCGCGCCGCATGCGATGCGGTATATGTCGGGTACGCTTAAAGACGTGTTTGACGACATGGTACGAGACCCGTTGTTGCGCGCGCTGCTGGCGCAGCTTTGGAGTTACCTTGGGCTGCCTCCCGGGGAGGTGTCCGCAATCTACTTTGCGCTGATGTGGCGCAGCATGCACACCGGCGTACACTATATTCGCGGCGGCGGGCAAGCGTTGAGCAATGCGCTGTGCGAAGTCATCGAAGAGCGCGGGGGTGCGGTGAAGTTGCGTACGATGGTCGACAAGATCATTGTGCGCGACGGACGCGCCGCGGGCGTCCGCACGGCGAGTGGCGAAGAATACTTTGCCGACACGGTCATTTCGAATGCATCGACCATCGCTACGTTTGGCCATCTGCTCGATCCGCAGCACGTGCCAAACAGCGTGCGCACGCAGATTGGCGCGCTGCCCGTGAGCACGTCGATCATCCAGGCGTATGTCGCGATCAGCGGCGACGCGGCAGAGATGGGCTTGCGGGAACATGAGATATTCCTCAACCGTACCGTCGATCAGGACGCGGAATGGAAGCGCGTGCAGGCGGGCGAGTTTCGCGGACTGAGCTGTCTCCTTGCGAACCACGGCGCGGTCAACCGCGACGCGTGCCCGCCGGGCAAGTCTGTATTGGAGGCGGCGATTCTCGCGAACGGGGAATTCTGGATCGGCTTGCCGAAGGACGAATACGACGCCAAGAAGGCTGCGGTCACCGAATACCTGATCGATCAAATTGCATCGTACATCCCCGATGTGCGTGACCGCATCGAGGTGATTGAGGTTGGGACGCCGAAGACGATGTACGAGTATTCGCTGAATCCGAACGGGGCGGTGTACGGCCATTCGTGCGATGCGCAGAACCACACGGTGTTCCGCCCGGAACAGCGCACGTGCGTGCCGGGGCTGTACCTGGCGGGCGCGTGGACGTTTCCCGGCGCGGGGTTCGGCGGCGCGCTGACGTCGGGTTACGTGTGCGCGGGGCTGGTGATCAAGGACAGAGCAGCGTCAATAGCCGCACTCGCTTGA
- the acs gene encoding acetate--CoA ligase has protein sequence MSTQIEHVLHEARRFEPSEEFSKLARVKSREEYDVMYRESIEKPDVFWAKAAEELHWFKKWDRVLNDDRPPFYKWFEGGETNVSYNCLDRHLATWRKNKAAIIWEGEPYGQRSILTYRELHRQVSKFANVLKALGVTKGDRVAIYMPMIPELAIAMLACARIGAPHSIIFGGFSSASLVDRINDAGATMVITADGGYRRGAVVELKKAVDEALAKCPSVRRVVVAQRTHTPVQMVHGRDIWWHEAMENASDVCPAEPLDAEHPLYILYTSGSTGKPKGILHTTGGYLVGTYLTSKYVFDLREEDTYWCTADIGWVTGHSYIIYGILANGATSVMYEGAPNFPTPDRFWQIIERYHVNVFYTAPTAIRAFSRWGDGWPARNDLGSLRLLGTVGEPINPEAWMWYHTHIGRGRCPIVDTWWQTETGMIMITTMPGAMSTKPGSAGLPVFGVKPAIVDEDGKEVDHSHSGLLVVQKPWPAMLRTLYGDDERYQEVYWSKYKKQNWYFTGDGAYQDKNGYYMIIGRIDDVINVSGHRLGTMEIESALVSHSMVAEAAVVGYPHEVKGQGICAFVSVPVGTAPQEKDKDTLREHVAKEIGAIAKPDIIRFTDALPKTRSGKIMRRLLRDIAAGRDTTGDTTTLEDFTVLAKLREDQEG, from the coding sequence GTGAGCACGCAAATTGAACACGTCTTGCACGAGGCGCGACGTTTCGAGCCGAGCGAAGAATTCTCGAAGCTCGCGCGGGTCAAGTCTCGCGAAGAATACGACGTGATGTACCGCGAGTCGATCGAGAAGCCGGACGTGTTCTGGGCCAAAGCAGCCGAAGAATTGCATTGGTTCAAAAAGTGGGACCGCGTGCTGAACGACGATCGTCCCCCGTTTTACAAATGGTTCGAAGGCGGCGAAACCAACGTCTCGTACAACTGCCTCGACCGGCACCTCGCCACGTGGCGCAAGAACAAAGCGGCGATCATCTGGGAAGGCGAACCGTACGGCCAGCGCAGCATCCTGACCTACCGCGAATTGCACCGGCAGGTCTCGAAATTCGCGAACGTGTTGAAAGCGCTGGGTGTGACGAAGGGCGACCGTGTGGCTATCTATATGCCCATGATCCCCGAACTCGCCATCGCCATGCTCGCCTGCGCGCGGATCGGCGCGCCGCACTCGATTATCTTCGGCGGATTCTCCTCCGCGTCATTGGTCGATCGAATCAACGACGCAGGCGCGACCATGGTCATCACCGCGGACGGAGGCTATCGCCGCGGCGCAGTGGTCGAACTGAAGAAGGCCGTGGACGAGGCGCTTGCGAAATGCCCCTCGGTTCGGCGCGTGGTCGTAGCGCAGCGCACGCACACACCCGTGCAAATGGTTCATGGCCGCGACATCTGGTGGCACGAAGCGATGGAAAACGCGAGCGACGTGTGCCCCGCCGAACCGCTCGATGCCGAACACCCCCTCTACATCCTCTACACGTCCGGATCGACTGGCAAACCAAAAGGAATCCTGCACACGACCGGTGGGTACTTGGTCGGAACGTACCTGACCTCCAAGTATGTGTTCGATCTCCGTGAAGAAGACACGTACTGGTGCACCGCCGATATCGGCTGGGTGACAGGACACAGCTACATCATCTACGGCATCCTTGCGAACGGCGCGACGAGCGTCATGTACGAAGGCGCCCCGAATTTTCCGACGCCCGACCGGTTCTGGCAGATCATCGAGCGGTACCACGTCAATGTGTTTTACACCGCGCCAACGGCGATCCGCGCATTCTCGCGATGGGGTGACGGTTGGCCCGCGCGCAACGATCTCGGCAGCTTGCGCCTGCTCGGCACGGTCGGCGAACCGATCAATCCGGAAGCGTGGATGTGGTACCACACGCATATCGGACGCGGCAGATGCCCAATCGTCGATACGTGGTGGCAAACCGAAACAGGCATGATCATGATTACAACCATGCCGGGCGCAATGTCCACCAAGCCCGGGTCCGCGGGCCTGCCTGTTTTCGGCGTCAAACCCGCGATTGTCGACGAAGACGGAAAAGAAGTGGACCATTCGCACAGCGGACTCCTCGTCGTGCAGAAGCCGTGGCCCGCTATGCTCCGCACGCTCTACGGCGATGACGAGCGCTACCAGGAAGTCTATTGGTCGAAGTACAAGAAGCAAAACTGGTACTTCACCGGCGATGGCGCGTATCAGGACAAAAACGGCTACTACATGATCATCGGGCGCATTGATGACGTGATCAACGTCTCCGGCCACCGATTGGGCACCATGGAAATCGAGTCCGCGCTTGTGTCGCATTCCATGGTCGCGGAAGCCGCTGTGGTCGGTTACCCCCACGAAGTGAAAGGACAGGGCATCTGCGCCTTCGTATCCGTACCCGTCGGCACGGCCCCGCAAGAGAAAGACAAAGACACGCTCCGCGAACACGTCGCCAAGGAAATCGGCGCGATCGCCAAACCGGACATCATCCGATTCACCGACGCGCTCCCCAAGACGCGCTCCGGAAAAATCATGCGCCGCCTCCTGCGTGACATCGCCGCCGGCCGCGACACCACCGGCGACACCACGACGCTCGAAGACTTTACGGTACTCGCAAAACTGCGGGAGGATCAGGAAGGCTAG
- a CDS encoding HAMP domain-containing histidine kinase yields the protein MFSKRGNDRKSTLALRLAAGAAFITGSCFLASFAIVYVSLSSTIHQRLDDRLRHEAAELESLIALQGHENVQSAVSGMANAEGTGLVFYRIANRTGEHLAESDTAMWEGLAFDPARATGPLDAPYFETTTLPRDGAPVRVMYFQMASGMVLQAALRQQHELQPLYDLRRVFLVVVTVGLVASCAMGWIAAKRVLRPLDLMTRTAQNIASGNFDDRVSLASDDAELDRLASAFNAMLDRIQSFVRELREMNDSIAHDLRSALTRIQLAAGRLLATRPLSEEQESLAVAVTENATELLGLLDTIMDLSELNTGIVTLPESRVDVDELLRELVELFEMAADEKRVDLSLVSGPDAVVRGDPNRLRRAFANLIDNAVKYTEGGGRIELRTRCDPAAVVVEIQDTGTGIAEDELAHVFTRFYRADKSRGGTGHGLGLSLTDAIVRLHGGTVRVESVKGQGSTFTVTLPQPQVTESV from the coding sequence ATGTTCTCGAAGCGGGGGAATGATCGGAAATCCACTCTCGCGCTCCGTTTGGCGGCCGGTGCGGCGTTTATCACCGGAAGCTGCTTCCTTGCGTCATTCGCCATCGTCTACGTGAGCCTGTCGTCGACGATCCACCAACGCCTGGACGATCGGCTCCGCCACGAAGCGGCTGAACTCGAATCGCTCATCGCGCTGCAGGGCCATGAGAATGTACAGAGCGCCGTATCCGGGATGGCAAACGCCGAGGGGACCGGGCTGGTCTTTTACCGCATCGCCAACCGAACGGGAGAGCACCTGGCGGAATCCGACACCGCCATGTGGGAAGGCCTTGCCTTCGACCCCGCACGTGCAACGGGCCCTTTAGACGCTCCCTACTTCGAAACAACCACGTTGCCGCGCGACGGCGCGCCTGTGCGCGTGATGTATTTCCAAATGGCATCCGGCATGGTGTTGCAGGCGGCGCTTCGGCAGCAGCATGAGTTGCAGCCGCTCTATGATCTCCGCCGCGTCTTCCTGGTGGTCGTAACCGTTGGATTGGTCGCGTCATGCGCCATGGGCTGGATCGCCGCAAAACGCGTATTGCGGCCGCTCGATCTGATGACACGCACCGCGCAAAACATCGCAAGCGGCAATTTCGATGACCGGGTCTCGTTGGCTTCGGACGACGCCGAACTCGACCGGTTGGCGAGCGCATTCAACGCAATGCTGGACAGGATTCAATCGTTCGTTCGGGAACTGCGCGAAATGAACGACAGCATCGCGCACGATCTGAGGTCCGCCCTCACCCGCATCCAACTGGCGGCCGGGCGTCTGCTCGCGACGCGTCCGCTCTCCGAGGAACAGGAGTCACTCGCCGTCGCCGTAACCGAGAATGCCACGGAACTGCTCGGCTTGCTCGATACGATTATGGACCTGTCCGAATTGAACACCGGCATCGTGACGTTGCCGGAATCTCGTGTCGACGTTGATGAACTGCTGCGCGAATTGGTCGAGCTTTTCGAGATGGCCGCGGACGAAAAACGCGTCGACCTGTCGCTCGTGTCCGGGCCGGACGCAGTCGTGCGTGGCGATCCGAATCGGTTGCGGCGTGCGTTCGCGAACCTCATAGACAACGCTGTGAAATATACGGAAGGCGGCGGCCGAATCGAACTGCGAACTCGCTGCGATCCCGCTGCCGTTGTCGTTGAAATTCAGGACACGGGAACCGGCATCGCCGAGGACGAACTCGCCCACGTATTCACGCGGTTCTACCGCGCGGACAAAAGTCGAGGCGGGACGGGCCACGGCCTTGGGCTAAGTTTGACCGACGCGATAGTACGGCTGCACGGCGGAACTGTTCGGGTCGAGAGTGTGAAGGGCCAAGGTTCGACCTTTACCGTGACCTTGCCTCAGCCGCAGGTCACCGAGAGCGTATAA